The Pseudomonadota bacterium sequence ATACACTCCACGATTAAAATATTATCATAATATCATGCAGCCGAGAGAAAAACCGTATTTCTCTCCTGGAGCGGCTCCAGCACCAAAGCTCTGTTGTCAAGGAGACCGAGGGAGGCAAGTCTCTTGAAGCTGACATTGCCCGGACCCCTGAAAATCGATTCATCAACCGAAGCAATATGGACACCCTGCTGCCGCCCGCTTCCGGCTTCTGCACCTTTGAGCACCGCCCTTGTCTTATTGAACATTATCCGCGAAAGAACAAGTTCACCAAAGGCCGGATGATACGGCCCGGCAATCACACTTTTCTCAAGGGACACAGATGGCTGAAGACCCATGCGCACCACCCTGATTGCCGCCCGGCCAAACCTTTCTTTCATTTTCGCAGTCAGAGCAACGGCGCGATTCAGGGTCAGGGGCGCATATCGCCCTTGATTATACAGTATTTCAAGTTCCGTATCACCAATGATCAGCACCGGATAAATCCGGACAAAATCAGGCCGCATGCCAATCACTTGCCGGACACCCTCAAAAAGGGATTTCGTGGTTTCGCCCGGAAGTCCTACCATCAACTGAACGCCTACGGAAAACCCATGATGTTGCAGGAGCTCAACGGCATCTTCAACCTGCTTTGCGGTATGCCCTCGACCGCTCTGCGCAAGAACCCGATCATCCAGGGACTGGACGCCCAACTCAACAATCTTGACCTTGTAACTTTTCAGAAATTGCACTATTCGATCATCAATATAATCCGGCCTGGTTGATATCCGGATTGATGCTACCCGCCCGGATGCAATGAATGGCTGGACCGCGCTCAGATATTCTTGCTGCTTCAGGGTCTCGATTCCTGTGAAGCTGCCGCCGTAAAACGCCACCTGCACCGGCGCCAGAGGGTTTTTTCGCGGCCGCTCCAGCCAGGTTTTGATTTCCCCGGTAATCGATTCGGGGGTTATGCTGTTTTCGCCCGGCTCGGCCGATCCGGCAATATGCCTCTGGTTGCAGAAAACACAGCGATGGGGACATCCCTGGTGGGCGATGAAAAAAGGAATTACAAAGGGAGTCATTTCGGGTCCCCGGGATCTTGTGGTGATTCGACATCTATCTGATCAAATCTGGTCAATGCTTCTGCCGCAGCCTGCTGCTCGGCCTCTTTCTTATTCCTGGCCTGACCGGTGGCAAGAACCTGACCTTTCAGTTTAACCGACGCGGTAAATATTTTCTCATGGTCCGGGCCTTCCTGGTTATCAAGGACATAGACCGGCGTTTCACCGAATTTCTCCTGGATCTTTTCCTGAAGCCTGCTCTTGAAGTCGGAAAAGATCATCTTCATTATGTCCATATCAATCCACGAAGCGTAATGCTCCTGGATAAAGGCTGATGCGGCATCATAGCCGCCATCCAGAAAAATTGCTCCGGCAACAGCTTCATAGGCGCACGAAAGGATTGAGGCCTTTTCCCTGCCGCTTGAAGCGTCTTCACCTTTGCCGAGGAAAAGGTACTCGCCCAGATGTACCGCCCTGGCCATGATCGCCAGGTGTGCTTCATTGACTAAGGAGGCGCGCATTTTGGTCAAATCGCCTTCGCGAACTTCCGGATGCTTCTTGTAGAGAAGCTCTCCGACTACAAGATCCAGGACCGCATCCCCCAAAAACTCCAGTGTC is a genomic window containing:
- the rnc gene encoding ribonuclease III, which gives rise to MTALIGLLAGDNAEPLLELEKLLQYDFKDRCLLQKALIHRSFAAEQGRLTGLDNETLEFLGDAVLDLVVGELLYKKHPEVREGDLTKMRASLVNEAHLAIMARAVHLGEYLFLGKGEDASSGREKASILSCAYEAVAGAIFLDGGYDAASAFIQEHYASWIDMDIMKMIFSDFKSRLQEKIQEKFGETPVYVLDNQEGPDHEKIFTASVKLKGQVLATGQARNKKEAEQQAAAEALTRFDQIDVESPQDPGDPK
- a CDS encoding radical SAM protein — protein: MTPFVIPFFIAHQGCPHRCVFCNQRHIAGSAEPGENSITPESITGEIKTWLERPRKNPLAPVQVAFYGGSFTGIETLKQQEYLSAVQPFIASGRVASIRISTRPDYIDDRIVQFLKSYKVKIVELGVQSLDDRVLAQSGRGHTAKQVEDAVELLQHHGFSVGVQLMVGLPGETTKSLFEGVRQVIGMRPDFVRIYPVLIIGDTELEILYNQGRYAPLTLNRAVALTAKMKERFGRAAIRVVRMGLQPSVSLEKSVIAGPYHPAFGELVLSRIMFNKTRAVLKGAEAGSGRQQGVHIASVDESIFRGPGNVSFKRLASLGLLDNRALVLEPLQERNTVFLSAA